The genome window CAGCTCCAGGTCGAGCGACCCGCCGTACGCCAGCGACCATGGAAAGCTGATCGTCACATCCATCGAAGCGGTCCCGTCGGGGCGGTTCGTCACCACCCGCGTCCCATAGTCATTGAGACGCCACGTCCCCAGGAGCTTCTGTCGCAGCTCGTCATCCGTCGGGACATTTGACGAGGGGGCTTCCGGCGGGACGGCCGCCTCGGAGGCGGCGCTCCGGGCTCGGACGGGAATCCAGGTCGCCGTTCCACCGATCAGGAGCGCCATGACCACCACGACCACGACCGGCGCGGAGCCGGGCCGCCGAACGCGATCGGCGAGTCCCGGAGAGAGGGGCGGAGAAGATTCCATCGAAGTCCGTTCCACGACTTTCCCAGTGTTTGCATATCCTTCTCTCGAAATTATGAGAGTCCGAGCCCAATTCGGGAACAGGGGTTCCACGGGCGGACCCGCAGTCACAGACGGAGCGTTCGGCGACATGACGGATCAACCCCAGCCTTCTCCCGCCCTTTCGGCTCCGCTGGCGACGAGACTGCGGCAATGGCTCTGGCGCGTCGCCCGGCTGATCGTGGCGGGGTACTTCGGAATCGTGCTCCTGCTGTGGAGCTTTCAGAGGACACTGCTCTATCACCCGCTCAAGGCGACCACGATCGAGCGGAGCGCGACCGGCCTGTCCGACAGCGATGTCGAGGAGGTCAGCGTGACCGCCGGCGACGGCGTGGCGCTCCATGGCTGGCTGGCCCGGACGGCGGCGACAGGGATGGCGGCGACAGCGAGCAGCCCCGGCGAGGCCTCCGTCCGGGAGACCGTCCGGAGTTCGAACGCGCCGGTCGTGATCTACTTTCAGGGGAACGCCGGGAACCGGAGGACGAACGGCGACATCGTCGGCGAACTCGCCTCGTACGGCTGCCACGTCCTGTACTTCGATCACCGCGGCTTCGGCCTCAACGCGGGGTATCCGACCGAGGCGGACCTGTTAGCCGACGGCCGGACGATCTGGATTTTCGCCACCGGGGAGCTGGGGATCCCTTCGGATCGCCTGTATCTCTTCGGCGAGTCGTTGGGGGGCGGCATCGCCACGGGCGTGGCCCAGGGCCTCTGTCGCGACGGGCTGAAGCCGCCGGCCGGGTTGATCCTCGGCGCCACGTTCTCTTCGGTGCGCCGCGTGGCTCAGGATCTCTACCCCTTCGTCCCGGTCCGCTGGATGCTGAGCGATCCGTTCCTCTCCGATGTCCGGATGGCCGACGTCACCTGTCCGGTCCTCCAGTTTCACGGAACGGCGGACTCGATCGTCCCCTTCCCGATCGGCCGCGAGCTTCACGCGGCGATCCCGGCGGCCTCCCGTTCCGGAGTTCCGAAGCGCTTCGTCGAGATCCCCGACTGGGACCACTTCGGCATCCCTGCGGCGGTCCTGCGAGGCGAGCTTTCCGAGTTCATCGCGCGGGTGCAATCGGCCTCGTCCAGGTAGCCGCCGCGCGCGGCGACGGAGCCTCATCGAAGTGGCCTTGCGACCTGCGTCTCGATCGTCAAGACCCGCGCCTCGTCAAGTCAGAGCCAAGGGCGCCGAAAAGTGGCCCGGAAAAATCCAGCATTTTTCCAAGCGAAACGCGTTTGCGGTGAATTGACAACGCGAAATCCCAGCATTCTACTTACCCCGCGAGTGAGTCGCACCAACCCGTACACGCCGTTCCATTGAAAGGAGCCACGATGGCCAAGGCCGCCGATAAGCCCATGTCGAAGAGTGAGATCGTCGCCTCGATCGCCGAGTCGACCGAGCTGGGGAAGAAGGAAGTCACCGCCGTCCTCGACGGTCTCGAAGCCCTGATCGCTCAGGCGATGGCCAAGAAGGGTTCGGGCACGTTCGTCATTCCGGGTCTGATGAAGATCGTCCGGACTGAGAAGAAGGCCACCCCGGCCAAGCAGGGGCGCAACCCGAAGACCGGCGAAACGATCACCATCGCCGCCAAGCCGGCCCGCAAGGTCGTCAAGGTCCGGGCTCTCAAGAAGCTCAAGGAAATGCTCTAAGAGTCCATTCCTTCGAGAGCGTCTCGGCCGGCGGGGCGATGATCCCTCAGGGTGATCGCCCCCGACAGTCCGGCCGACGAATCCGGTCTGTCCTCTGACCCGGTTTTGCTCTCCGAAGACGACTCTGCTTTGCGGGCGGGCCCGATTCGCGGACAGCGTGTATTCGGTCGTCGCAAACCTCGACTCCCTGATTTTCGTCAGGGAGTTTTTTCATGCGCTCAGGCAAGCGGGCCGAATGAGAGGCGGAGGAATCGGTTGTCGCGCCAGCTCGAACGAGGTCCATGCCCGCGCGGCGTCCTTGCCGCCGGAGGCGCTTCCATGAGGAACCGTGGGACAACACGGACGTCCCCTTTGTGGAACCGGCGTTGAGGACTCACCGCTCGCTGCGGAATCCCGGCGGGTTGATGTGGGGGCATACGGCACGTTGTCCGCGCTTGGACACCATCTCCTTCAGACATCTCTCGACGGCCAGGCCTCCGGCGGGCAAGAGGGCCAAGAAAACAACACAGGCCCCCTTGCATCCCCCACCAGGGTGCCCCTGGACCCGGTCGGTCAGTTGCGGGCTGCCACCGCCTCCGTCCTGCGAAACGCTCATGGCGAATCCATCCGATTGAGGATGAGTGATCCACGTTGAAGCGGCGAACTCAAGCCTCGGTCTCGAACGGTGCCAGCGGCAGCGAGGTCGGCAACCCGAGCAGGCGCTCCGCGATGAGCCGCGCCGTGGCCGGCGACAGATGCAGCCCCGCCCGGTAGTGCCCCGCCGCCAGCAAGAGATTCTCGACGGCGGGGGCCCGACCGATCCAGGGGCGTCCACGACGGGCGTGCGGCCGCAGTCCGGCCCACGTCTTCTCGATTCGCGCTCCGGCAATCGGGGGGACAAGCGAGGCACCGAAACGGATCAGCTCGGCGATCGCCTCAGGCGTGTTCTCCTTCTCGAATCCCGCCCGCTCTTCGGTTGAGCCGATCAGAATGTGTCCGTCGCCGCGGGGGACCACGTACCGCGGCCCGCATTCGAGCACATGGCTGAGAGAGATTTCGGGAGCGTTGAGCAGCGCGATCTGTCCCCGCACCGGAACGATCTCG of Planctomyces sp. SH-PL14 contains these proteins:
- a CDS encoding alpha/beta hydrolase — its product is MTDQPQPSPALSAPLATRLRQWLWRVARLIVAGYFGIVLLLWSFQRTLLYHPLKATTIERSATGLSDSDVEEVSVTAGDGVALHGWLARTAATGMAATASSPGEASVRETVRSSNAPVVIYFQGNAGNRRTNGDIVGELASYGCHVLYFDHRGFGLNAGYPTEADLLADGRTIWIFATGELGIPSDRLYLFGESLGGGIATGVAQGLCRDGLKPPAGLILGATFSSVRRVAQDLYPFVPVRWMLSDPFLSDVRMADVTCPVLQFHGTADSIVPFPIGRELHAAIPAASRSGVPKRFVEIPDWDHFGIPAAVLRGELSEFIARVQSASSR
- a CDS encoding HU family DNA-binding protein: MAKAADKPMSKSEIVASIAESTELGKKEVTAVLDGLEALIAQAMAKKGSGTFVIPGLMKIVRTEKKATPAKQGRNPKTGETITIAAKPARKVVKVRALKKLKEML